The Salegentibacter sp. Hel_I_6 region ATAAATTTCCATTTACTGGTTTTAGAAATACCGCTAAATTCATTTTTGAATCTTTCAGCTTCCTCTCTAGCTTCTTCCGGAAGCACCACTACAAATTGAAAATCGTTGAATTCATAATACTTTTCAAGTATTTTCTGATCCAGGTTAAAGGTGTTCCCCTTTAGATTATCAAGATCTTTTCCGAAGAAAGCAACAATACTTATTTTATCTTCTAAAGTTATAGATTCACCATCCAGGCTTTCAAAATCTGAAACATCTTTAACATCCTCAGTTAATACAGGTAATTTGGCGAAATTATTTTGCCCTGAAGCAAAAAACATATAGGCAATGATAGGCAACGCGAAAAGCACTAAAAGCACTAAAAACTTTTTCATAGTCCTGTCTATAGAAGTGGGTGCAAAAATAAAAAGACGGTTTAACAAAACCGCCTTTCTATACATTTTTAACTTTTGTGCCTTTTAGAAATCCCAGGCGACGTGGTTAGTATTGAATACCTCGTAGATATAATCACCTTCGGTTAAAAGGATGAAAATAAGATAACTTATAAGAAAAACCGCCGTCCAAACTATAGCGCGACGCAAGCCTTTTGTTTCCCCTTCAAGGTGCATAAATGCCCAGGCGATATAATAAGCTTTATATATTGTAAGAATTATAAAGATCCAGTTAAGGAGTGACATACTTAAGAAAGAAGTTTCTGTTAAGAAGGCGGGCTTTAAAATACCCAAAACAACTTCTACAAGTGTAACTATGGAAAGGATTATAAAAACCATCCATATCCTCTTAGTATTAGATTCGTGATGATGTGCTGTACCGTGTGCCATTTTTAATATTTTCTGAAATTATACCAGGTAAAAGAATGTAAAAACAAATACCCAAACTAAATCTACAAAGTGCCAGTAAAGACCTACTTTCTCTACCATCTCGTAACTTTTTCTTCGCTCGTAAGTACCAAGAATCACATTAAAGAAGATAATGATATTGATAAGCACCCCAGAAAGAACGTGAAAACCGTGAAAACCGGTAATAAAGAAAAAGAAATCAGCAAATAATGGCGGCCCATATTCGTTACGGGTAAGGTTGGCGCCTTCTACTACCCCTGCAGCTTCACTATCTAATTTAGCTAAAGACTCTTCGCGGGAAAGCGTAGTTTTTTCACCGTCTTCACCCATCATCTGGGTTCTAATTAGAAGATCGGTATTTTGCGCAAAACCTGCTTTTACTTCCTCAATAGAGTAAGTTGGAAGCGATTTTTCGCTTTCAAACCAGATTCCATTTTTAGCCTCATGCTCAACTCTTTCTGATGCTCCCGGAACTGCAATGTCTGCAAGAGCGACTCTATGGCCTTCGTTATCTACAAATTGAAGAATATTACCTCCATTGGTATACACTGCTCCATAAGTACCGTTGATAAAATTTTTCCATTCCCAGGCTTGAGAACCAAGGAAAATAACACCACCTATAATGGTTAAAAACATATAAAAAGTTACTTTTCCTTTCTTTAACTGGTGGCCGGCATCTACTGCCAAAACCATAGTTACGGAAGAAAAAATAAGGATAAAAGTCATTAAGGCCACATAGTACATAGGCGCATCTACGCCGTGTAAAAATGGGAAGTGATTAAAGACCTCGTCGGCAATTGGCCAGGAGTCCATAAATTTAAAGCGGGAAAACCCATAAGCTGCAAGAAAACCAGAGAAGGTAAGTGCATCGGAAACGATGAAGAACCACATCATCATTTTGCCATAGCTGGACTTTAAAGGCTCATTTCCACCACCCCAGGTTTTACCTTCGGTGCCTGTTCTAACAACAGTAGCTTCCATAGAAGAGTATTTAAATTTTAAGTATTGCGCAAAAATACGTATTTTTCTTATCTAAAGAAATATAAAAACACAAACAGGTAAATCCACATAAGATCAACAAAGTGCCAAAAAGTCGCACCCAGCTCAATTCCAAGCATTTGACCTTTTCTATACCGTTGTTTAAAATGGTTATAAATTACTACCAAAAGCGTGATTATGCCTGCCAGCAGGTGGGCCATATGTACTAAGACCAATACATAAATAAAAGAGGTAGTAATACTGCTTTCGCTTCCCGTGAAATAATAACCATTAGATATAATTTCTGAAAACCCATAAAATTGAAATACTACGAAAAGTATAGCCAAAACAAGTGTACCTATTAACATCGCCGAGGCATTCCTGCGATTTCCCGATAGAATACTTTGCTTTGCAAGAATAAATGTTAAACTACTCAAAACAATAACGAGTGTACTCCAGAAAAAGGCGCCTGGCAGTTCAAATTCTGTAAGCCAATCTGGTCTTGTTTTGCTCACTACATAAGCACTCGTTAAACCGCCAAAGGTCATTATCATGCTTATAATCCCAAACCAGAGCATCATTTTCTTTGCCCGGTCGTATTTGTGCTTGTCGCCACCCTGAGTTAAATCCATCCTCTTAAAAATTTGTCCAAAACATATACGATTTGTAGCAGCGTAATATAAGATACGCTTGCAAACATTAATTTCTTAGCTGCCTGCGCAGTTTTCTCTTTATACAACTTTAAGGCATAATACATCATACCCAGCCCAAGAAGTAGAATTATTGCCCCGGCAACCGGAGAAAGAAACAGTTTTCCAGTAACTCCAAATACAGGAATTAAGGAAACCAAAATCGTCCACACCGTATAAAGAATAATTTGTATTGCAGTTCCTCTATCTCGTTTTCCAGTAGGCAACATAAAGAAACCTCCTTTTTTGTAGTCGTCATAAAGCCACCAGCCTATCGCCCAAAAATGAGGAAATTGCCAGAAAAACTGAATCATAAATAAGGTTCCCGGTTCTATACTAAAATCTCCTGTTGCCGCTACCCAACCTAACATAAATGGGATAGCTCCCGGAATAGCCCCAACGAAAACCGATAAAGGTGTCTTGGTTTTAAGTGGGGTATAAACACTTACATAAAGAAAAATACTAATCGCCCCGAACATAGCCGTCTTGGGGTTTATTATATACAAAACAAAAAGCCCGGCAATAGTAAATACACTCGCTATTAGAAAAGCCGTACTTACAGACATTCTCCCATCGGGAATTGGTCGTTTCTTTGTACGATCCATAAGCGCATCAAGATCACGCTCAATAATTTGATTGTAGGCGTTTGAAGCGCCTACCATAAAATAACCACCTATAGCCAATAAGAAAACTGTAACGAAATCTACACTATCGGCGCCAAGAAAATAACCGGCAATAGAAGAAAACACCACGCTCACAGCAAGCCGTACCTTGGTAATTTCTTTAAAGTCTGTTAGGATAGAAGCCGAGGGAGTATGTACACCGGTGCTGCTCAAAAAATAGGGGTTTTTCAATTGGCGCAAAGATACTCCTTAATTGGGTTTTGGCAAGGGGGCAAAAATGTTAATTTTCAGGACTTAGCGAATAGGTATTTTAATTCCTATAAAAACTTAGAAAATCGAAGCTCTTAAAGTAAAAACTATTAATAATCGTAATACCAGTTAAAGATATCTGTGCGTAAACCAAAATTTATCCAGGAGGTAGTATTTTCAAAGTTCTGAGCGGTCTTTACATCTGGATTAAAAGACCGATAAATAAAACTTCCGTAGAGTTTAAGGTTAGTTGCGGGATTTATAATATAACCGGCTTCAACGCTAGAAAATAAGGAATAAGCAGTATTGCCCTGCCCAATTTTCACTCCAGTATCAAAAGGGCGTTGGCGTTCACTAGTATAAATATCCCCGCCATAGGCACTTTGATTAAAGGCATTGTTAAAATCAAAACCTCTTTTACCGTAGATTACCTGAGCATCTCCATACCATCTGTCTTTTTTATAACGTGCGATAGCCATTATCTCTCTGAAATTAGAACCCCACAAATGCGCCATAGATTGGTTATTATGCCCATAATTTAAAACTCCGGTATTATGCGAATAAG contains the following coding sequences:
- the cyoE gene encoding heme o synthase codes for the protein MSSTGVHTPSASILTDFKEITKVRLAVSVVFSSIAGYFLGADSVDFVTVFLLAIGGYFMVGASNAYNQIIERDLDALMDRTKKRPIPDGRMSVSTAFLIASVFTIAGLFVLYIINPKTAMFGAISIFLYVSVYTPLKTKTPLSVFVGAIPGAIPFMLGWVAATGDFSIEPGTLFMIQFFWQFPHFWAIGWWLYDDYKKGGFFMLPTGKRDRGTAIQIILYTVWTILVSLIPVFGVTGKLFLSPVAGAIILLLGLGMMYYALKLYKEKTAQAAKKLMFASVSYITLLQIVYVLDKFLRGWI
- a CDS encoding cytochrome c oxidase subunit 3; the protein is MEATVVRTGTEGKTWGGGNEPLKSSYGKMMMWFFIVSDALTFSGFLAAYGFSRFKFMDSWPIADEVFNHFPFLHGVDAPMYYVALMTFILIFSSVTMVLAVDAGHQLKKGKVTFYMFLTIIGGVIFLGSQAWEWKNFINGTYGAVYTNGGNILQFVDNEGHRVALADIAVPGASERVEHEAKNGIWFESEKSLPTYSIEEVKAGFAQNTDLLIRTQMMGEDGEKTTLSREESLAKLDSEAAGVVEGANLTRNEYGPPLFADFFFFITGFHGFHVLSGVLINIIIFFNVILGTYERRKSYEMVEKVGLYWHFVDLVWVFVFTFFYLV
- a CDS encoding cytochrome C oxidase subunit IV family protein, which produces MAHGTAHHHESNTKRIWMVFIILSIVTLVEVVLGILKPAFLTETSFLSMSLLNWIFIILTIYKAYYIAWAFMHLEGETKGLRRAIVWTAVFLISYLIFILLTEGDYIYEVFNTNHVAWDF
- a CDS encoding cytochrome c oxidase subunit 3 — its product is MDLTQGGDKHKYDRAKKMMLWFGIISMIMTFGGLTSAYVVSKTRPDWLTEFELPGAFFWSTLVIVLSSLTFILAKQSILSGNRRNASAMLIGTLVLAILFVVFQFYGFSEIISNGYYFTGSESSITTSFIYVLVLVHMAHLLAGIITLLVVIYNHFKQRYRKGQMLGIELGATFWHFVDLMWIYLFVFLYFFR